A genome region from Lytechinus pictus isolate F3 Inbred chromosome 14, Lp3.0, whole genome shotgun sequence includes the following:
- the LOC129275717 gene encoding neuromedin-U receptor 1-like — MGEVMDQAVFVNHQFAGKILMACISPLFPFIIISNALLILIVYRNHSLRTPTNTIVASLAFSSFLDALVGLPLNTYGVVFKIEEACTGDEDTLYYLPLQIIAGVSFGHIVALTADRYIAVTKPLRYVQIVTLRRIAIVLGFFWILSTLLNSVRYVGLKLETNSTILDSNKTICGMPYSGSTTLTFGWLLLWVIMVLMVALPVINILLLRIAMKQARKIAIQRVVIGLRQDQPLAQNDRLKALKTISLVVSLFVIFWFPFPLHLVWRLTTFMSPLTFSVYNHCFLVWHTISLIVNPILYGFRDRAFRRGFQNILRQCRAP, encoded by the coding sequence ATGGGCGAAGTTATGGACCAAGCTGTTTTTGTTAATCACCAGTTTGCTGGCAAAATACTGATGGCGTGCATTTCTCCACTTTtcccattcatcatcatcagcaacgcattattgattttgataGTTTACAGGAATCACAGCCTCCGTACACCAACGAATACCATCGTTGCGAGTCTTGCCTTTTCAAGTTTCCTTGACGCCCTTGTCGGACTTCCGCTGAATACGTATGGAGTTGTATTTAAGATAGAAGAGGCGTGCACAGGTGATGAAGATACTCTGTATTACTTGCCCCTGCAAATAATAGCAGGTGTTTCGTTTGGCCACATTGTAGCGTTGACTGCTGATCGATACATTGCTGTTACAAAACCGTTACGCTATGTTCAGATAGTGACGCTGAGGCGCATTGCAATCGTATTGGGATTTTTCTGGATTCTCAGTACGTTGCTGAACAGCGTTCGATATGTTGGATTAAAACTTGAAACAAACTCGACAATCCTGGATAGCAATAAAACAATATGTGGTATGCCCTATTCTGGATCAACGACTTTAACCTTCGGATGGCTGCTTTTGTGGGTAATCATGGTCTTGATGGTCGCGCTACctgttatcaatattttgctaCTTCGCATTGCGAtgaagcaagcgagaaaaattgcaattcagaGAGTGGTGATAGGTCTCCGCCAAGATCAACCTCTTGCTCAAAATGACCGGTTGAAGGCATTAAAAACAATATCGCTTGTTGTGTCACTCTTCGTAATCTTCTGGTTTCCCTTTCCTCTGCATCTCGTTTGGCGGCTTACGACGTTCATGTCACCTCTAACATTTTCAGTATATAATCATTGCTTTCTTGTGTGGCATACAATCAGTTTGATTGTTAATCCCATATTGTATGGTTTCAGGGATCGGGCTTTTCGAAGAGGCTTTCAAAATATCTTGCGTCAATGTAGGGCGCCGTAG
- the LOC129275718 gene encoding melanocyte-stimulating hormone receptor-like, with protein MGEVMDQAVFVNHQFAGKILMACISPLFPFIIVSNALLILIVYRNHSLRTPTNIIVASLAFSNLVDALIRLPLNTYGVVFKIEEACTGDEDSLYHLPLQIIAGVSFGHIVALTADRYIAVTKPLRYVQIVTLTRIAIVLGSLWILSTLLNSVRYVGFKLQTNSTILDRNKTICDRPYSGSMSFNFGWLLLSVVVVLMVALHVINTLLLRIAMKQKRKIAIQRVVIGFHQDQPPAQNDRLKAFKTISLVVLLFVIFWFPFPVYLVLWLTTYVSPQTFSVYCNCFLVWHTISLIVNPLYGFRDRAFRKNFQNIFRQCRAP; from the coding sequence ATGGGCGAAGTTATGGACCAAGCTGTTTTCGTTAATCACCAGTTTGCTGGCAAAATACTGATGGCGTGCATTTCTCCACTTTTCCCATTCATCATCGTCAGCAACGCATTGTTGATTTTGATAGTTTACAGGAATCACAGCCTCCGTACACCAACGAATATCATTGTTGCGAGTCTTGCCTTTTCAAATCTCGTCGACGCCCTTATCAGACTTCCGCTGAATACGTATGGAGTTGTATTTAAGATAGAAGAGGCGTGCACAGGTGATGAAGATTCTCTGTATCATTTGCCCCTGCAAATAATAGCAGGTGTTTCGTTTGGCCACATTGTAGCGTTGACTGCTGATCGATACATTGCTGTTACAAAACCGTTACGCTATGTTCAGATAGTGACGCTAACGCGCATTGCAATCGTATTGGGATCTCTCTGGATTCTCAGTACGTTGCTGAACAGCGTTCGATATGTTGGCTTCAAACTTCAAACAAACTCGACAATTCTGGATCGCAATAAAACAATATGTGATAGGCCCTATTCTGGATCAATGTCTTTCAACTTCGGATGGCTACTCTTAAGCGTGGTCGTGGTCTTAATGGTTGCTTTACATGTCATCAATACTTTGCTACTTCGAATTGCGATGaagcaaaagagaaaaattgcaattcagaGAGTGGTGATAGGTTTTCACCAAGATCAACCTCCTGCTCAAAATGACCGGTTGAAGGCATTTAAAACAATATCGCTTGTCGTGTTACTCTTCGTTATCTTCTGGTTTCCATTTCCTGTGTATCTCGTTTTGTGGCTTACAACGTACGTGTCACCTCAAACATTTTCAGTATATTGTAATTGCTTTCTTGTGTGGCATACGATAAGTTTGATTGTCAATCCCTTATATGGTTTCAGGGATCGGGCTTTTCGAAAGAACTTTCAGAATATCTTTCGTCAATGTAGGGCACCATAG